A stretch of the Glutamicibacter sp. JL.03c genome encodes the following:
- the upp gene encoding uracil phosphoribosyltransferase has translation MRVQVVDHPLVAHKVSVLRDKNTPSSIFRQLTDELVTLLAYEATREVTTESVQVETPVATTLGTAIAKPTPLVVPILRAGLGMLEGMTRLVPTAEVGFLGMARNEETLDIITYADRVPNDLTGRQVFVLDPMLATGGTLAEAIKFIFDRGAQSVTCICLIAAPEGVARLEEIHGDDDRVHVVLASLDEKLNEKSYIIPGLGDAGDRLYGVTPPIV, from the coding sequence ATGCGCGTACAGGTAGTCGACCACCCGCTGGTGGCACACAAGGTTTCGGTTCTTCGAGATAAGAACACCCCGTCTTCGATCTTCCGTCAGCTCACTGACGAACTGGTCACCCTGCTGGCCTACGAGGCAACCCGAGAGGTGACGACCGAAAGCGTTCAGGTTGAAACCCCGGTTGCCACCACCCTCGGCACCGCCATTGCCAAGCCAACCCCACTGGTTGTCCCGATCTTGCGCGCCGGCCTGGGCATGCTCGAAGGCATGACCCGCCTGGTGCCCACCGCGGAGGTCGGCTTCCTGGGCATGGCTCGCAACGAGGAAACCCTCGACATCATCACCTACGCTGACCGCGTGCCAAACGACCTGACCGGCCGCCAGGTCTTCGTCCTGGATCCGATGCTGGCCACCGGCGGCACCCTGGCCGAGGCCATCAAGTTCATTTTCGATCGGGGCGCGCAGTCCGTGACCTGCATCTGCCTGATCGCAGCTCCAGAGGGCGTGGCCCGTTTGGAAGAAATCCACGGCGACGACGATCGCGTGCACGTGGTGCTGGCTTCGCTGGATGAGAAGCTGAACGAGAAGTCCTACATCATCCCGGGGCTCGGCGACGCCGGGGACCGCCTGTACGGTGTCACCCCGCCGATTGTCTAA
- a CDS encoding sensor histidine kinase — translation MSFFSPSTKVSSPHSLQRKLLLILLTSLTAVSVLLGVLYNAGMRQTLMDQLNSQLRLTTERALNYSQGAPAVNSRLDAPGQAAGTLTARFVDKYVFNGGVLDERTGELQQLSQEDAIPMVDLELSDLHPDKDNFHPVRAHLTVGDYYLVAVKDSGSNGILIVGLPLHSTDLALRGMAWLTLFIALILIAGAGLAGSWLISRSLASLKRVASVAASVAAEDLDSGKVALTQRVPSEDAVPGTEVGNVGNALNAMISNVSTALTAREKSQAQMRQFVADASHELRTPLSSIRGYTELLSATEHFSPDGQRSVDRVLQQSSRMGSLVENLLLLARLDEENSFKRSNLDLGMLTADITEDFKLTARDHQWDFECLAEQTTVFGDSASLRRVITNLLANARKHTSAGNTVTVTVDQDDETDEAVLKVHDTGEGIAPEFLPKVFERFTRADKARSGSDGTTGLGLPIAKSIVEAHGGTISVTSEPGNTVFEVRLPLAGEEPQPDMPKAVV, via the coding sequence ATGAGTTTTTTCTCCCCTAGCACCAAGGTCAGCTCCCCGCATTCACTGCAGCGCAAGCTCCTGCTCATCCTGCTGACCTCGCTGACCGCCGTCTCGGTCCTGCTCGGCGTGCTCTATAACGCCGGCATGCGGCAGACCCTGATGGACCAGCTCAACAGCCAGTTGCGGCTGACCACCGAGCGCGCGCTGAATTATTCGCAGGGCGCGCCTGCGGTCAACTCGCGCCTGGATGCGCCGGGCCAGGCCGCCGGCACGCTCACCGCGCGCTTTGTGGACAAGTACGTGTTCAACGGCGGCGTGCTTGATGAACGCACCGGCGAGCTGCAACAGCTCAGCCAGGAAGACGCCATTCCGATGGTGGATCTCGAGCTCAGCGACCTGCACCCGGACAAGGACAATTTCCACCCGGTCCGAGCCCACCTGACGGTCGGCGACTACTACCTGGTCGCCGTGAAGGACTCCGGCTCCAACGGCATCCTGATCGTCGGCTTGCCGCTGCACAGCACGGATCTGGCGCTGCGCGGCATGGCCTGGCTGACCCTGTTCATCGCCTTGATCCTGATCGCCGGCGCGGGGCTGGCCGGCTCATGGCTGATTTCACGTTCGCTGGCATCGCTCAAGCGCGTGGCCTCGGTGGCCGCATCCGTGGCGGCCGAGGACCTGGATTCCGGCAAGGTGGCACTGACCCAGCGGGTGCCTTCCGAGGACGCAGTCCCGGGAACCGAGGTCGGCAATGTGGGCAACGCGCTGAACGCCATGATCAGCAATGTCTCCACGGCCTTGACCGCTCGCGAGAAATCGCAGGCCCAGATGCGCCAGTTTGTCGCCGATGCCTCCCACGAGCTGCGCACCCCGCTGTCCTCGATTCGCGGCTACACCGAGCTGCTCTCCGCCACCGAGCACTTCTCCCCGGACGGCCAGCGCTCCGTCGACCGGGTGCTGCAGCAGAGCAGCCGCATGGGCTCGCTGGTGGAGAATCTATTGCTGCTGGCGCGATTGGACGAAGAAAATTCGTTCAAGCGCAGCAATCTGGATCTGGGTATGCTCACGGCCGACATCACCGAGGATTTCAAGCTGACCGCGCGCGACCATCAGTGGGACTTCGAGTGCCTGGCCGAGCAGACCACGGTCTTCGGCGACTCCGCCTCGCTGCGCCGGGTGATCACCAATCTGCTCGCCAACGCGCGCAAGCACACCTCGGCTGGCAATACCGTCACCGTGACGGTGGACCAGGACGATGAAACCGATGAGGCGGTACTGAAAGTCCATGACACCGGCGAAGGCATCGCGCCTGAATTCCTGCCCAAGGTCTTCGAACGCTTTACCCGTGCCGACAAGGCGCGTTCGGGTTCCGATGGCACCACCGGGCTGGGCCTGCCGATCGCCAAGAGCATCGTCGAAGCGCACGGCGGCACCATTTCGGTGACCTCCGAGCCCGGCAATACGGTCTTCGAGGTCCGCCTGCCACTGGCCGGCGAAGAACCTCAACCGGACATGCCGAAGGCCGTGGTCTAA
- a CDS encoding response regulator transcription factor → MNESRFSPSQLPRLTHPDGTPIKVLVVDDEPSLAELVAMGTRMLGWEATMAHDGPEAVATARSLAPDVLVLDWMLPGFDGPEVLRKVRTHFPEIPVLFLTAKDAVEDRIEGLGAGADDYVAKPFSLEEVLIRLHRLVERSGAAAADTAELVVGDLVLNMDSHDVSRAGRDISLTATEFDLLSYLMSNARRVVSKSQILDNVWHYDFDGQANIVELYISYLRKKIDVDAEPMIHTVRGVGYVLKPAA, encoded by the coding sequence ATGAATGAATCTCGGTTTTCACCTTCGCAATTGCCCCGCCTCACCCATCCCGATGGCACCCCGATCAAGGTCCTCGTAGTTGACGACGAGCCTTCGCTCGCCGAACTGGTGGCCATGGGAACCCGCATGCTCGGCTGGGAAGCCACCATGGCTCACGATGGACCCGAAGCCGTCGCCACCGCACGTTCGCTCGCGCCAGACGTGCTGGTTCTGGACTGGATGCTGCCAGGCTTCGACGGCCCGGAGGTGCTGCGCAAGGTCCGCACCCACTTCCCCGAGATTCCTGTCCTCTTCCTCACCGCCAAGGACGCGGTCGAAGACCGCATCGAAGGCCTCGGCGCCGGCGCCGACGACTACGTCGCCAAGCCATTCAGCCTCGAAGAGGTGCTGATCCGATTGCACCGCCTGGTCGAACGCTCAGGTGCCGCAGCCGCGGATACCGCTGAACTGGTAGTGGGCGATCTGGTACTGAACATGGATTCGCACGATGTCTCCCGCGCCGGCCGCGATATTTCTTTGACCGCCACCGAATTCGATCTGCTCAGCTACCTGATGAGCAATGCCCGTCGCGTGGTCTCCAAATCGCAAATCCTTGACAACGTCTGGCACTACGACTTCGACGGCCAGGCAAACATCGTCGAGCTCTACATTTCCTACCTGCGCAAGAAGATCGATGTCGACGCGGAACCAATGATCCATACCGTGCGTGGCGTCGGCTACGTGCTGAAGCCGGCGGCATGA
- a CDS encoding winged helix-turn-helix domain-containing protein has translation MSAGSGYVHVSIRNAQNRAAAAQRQAAGNYAPAGYRPLRAVSSVQETREATHQPASTPVQPAGQASADTSARGFVLYVGLDEAAAQAQGTSLGKLATQVRAFLATLSPQAQTHAAVALAPTSAQGEPIDVVRQALGDPTASRRPRAEARPSTPRPSGVLIDLSRREVYLDGDTLNLTFKEFELLNFLVENGTRTVGREELLENLWRNAEEVPNERTIDVHIRRLRSKLGRLANTVRTVRGQGYRFYEHPEVVVWAAPEYSI, from the coding sequence ATGTCGGCTGGATCCGGATACGTCCACGTTTCAATTCGCAACGCGCAGAACCGCGCGGCTGCTGCACAGCGCCAGGCTGCTGGCAACTATGCACCAGCGGGATATCGCCCACTGCGCGCAGTTTCCAGCGTCCAGGAAACTCGTGAAGCTACGCATCAGCCGGCCAGCACCCCGGTGCAGCCTGCAGGCCAGGCCAGCGCCGACACCTCGGCCCGCGGCTTCGTATTGTATGTAGGCCTGGATGAAGCTGCCGCCCAGGCGCAGGGAACTTCGCTGGGCAAGCTGGCCACCCAGGTTCGCGCCTTCCTGGCAACCTTGTCGCCACAGGCTCAGACCCACGCGGCAGTCGCGTTGGCGCCAACCAGCGCCCAGGGCGAGCCAATTGACGTGGTCCGCCAGGCGCTGGGGGACCCAACTGCTTCGCGCCGCCCACGCGCAGAAGCCCGCCCGAGCACCCCACGCCCATCCGGCGTGCTGATCGACCTGTCGCGCCGCGAAGTGTACCTGGATGGCGACACCCTGAACCTGACCTTCAAGGAATTCGAGCTGCTGAACTTCCTCGTGGAAAACGGCACCCGCACCGTAGGCCGCGAAGAACTGCTCGAGAACCTGTGGCGCAATGCCGAAGAAGTGCCTAACGAGCGCACCATCGACGTGCACATCCGCCGACTGCGCTCCAAGCTGGGCCGCCTGGCCAACACCGTGCGCACCGTACGCGGCCAGGGCTACCGCTTCTACGAGCACCCGGAAGTTGTCGTTTGGGCAGCACCTGAATACTCGATCTAA
- a CDS encoding SixA phosphatase family protein: MNTIHSRKLILMRHAKADYPLGVADHERPLAARGHREAPSAGAWLVENDLIPDYILCSDALRARSTCAWVLSELGEKGPTPYVDSRIYGAGVAQLCSIINEVPETVSNLLVIGHQPILQELALRLASVDSDEEAVYELAMNYPTLGTAVLETSHPYSHLDARDARVTHFLAPRPA; this comes from the coding sequence ATGAACACCATTCATTCGCGCAAGCTCATCTTGATGCGCCATGCCAAGGCCGACTATCCCCTCGGCGTTGCCGATCACGAACGGCCGCTGGCCGCCCGCGGACACCGCGAGGCGCCCTCGGCCGGCGCATGGCTGGTGGAAAATGACCTGATACCGGACTACATCTTGTGCTCGGATGCCCTGCGGGCGCGCTCCACCTGCGCGTGGGTGCTATCGGAGCTGGGGGAGAAGGGGCCTACGCCCTATGTGGATTCGCGGATCTATGGCGCGGGCGTCGCGCAGCTGTGCTCCATCATCAATGAGGTCCCCGAAACCGTAAGCAACCTGCTGGTGATCGGGCACCAGCCGATCCTCCAGGAGCTGGCCCTGAGGCTGGCCTCGGTCGACTCCGACGAGGAAGCCGTTTACGAGCTGGCGATGAACTATCCGACCCTGGGAACAGCTGTGCTGGAAACCAGCCATCCGTATTCCCACCTGGATGCTCGCGACGCTAGGGTGACGCATTTCCTCGCCCCACGGCCCGCATGA
- a CDS encoding DUF1611 domain-containing protein, producing MAVIAESLPVQSTAARSEVQEHIDAARARAIRAAYTTRFVAAELQRNPQDFQIVRRAQLVPAPGDVVIASVTELGKHTRLQSPVSRRQLLFAGQEIMVAYGHRYAPDQFLAHVPDALGPCQLVAGGGVASEVIEQHASIDKATQLEPVGLLMRHGKVVNLSDFAPLDINNESPQAAQLGEMRPPVIAVLGTSMNSGKSTTLGCLVNGLVNGGLKVAAGKATGTGAGNDPDLFTDAGAFSVCDFTDFGYPTTYRLDYETVRSLLVAMIREQSATGADAVVIEIADGLFQGETARLLADPIFAEHVDRVLFSAQDALGAQAGERILLEAGLDLAAVSGVVTASPLAAQEAQGQLSTPVIGTFDLCQAEVAASLLPAKL from the coding sequence ATGGCCGTCATCGCAGAATCACTTCCAGTTCAGAGCACCGCCGCGCGCAGCGAAGTGCAGGAGCATATCGACGCAGCTCGCGCCCGGGCCATCCGGGCCGCGTACACCACCCGTTTTGTCGCCGCCGAACTGCAGCGCAACCCGCAGGACTTCCAGATCGTGCGCCGGGCGCAGCTGGTTCCGGCACCCGGGGACGTCGTGATCGCCTCGGTGACCGAATTGGGCAAGCACACCCGGCTGCAGTCCCCGGTATCGCGCCGCCAGCTGCTGTTCGCCGGCCAGGAAATCATGGTCGCCTACGGCCACCGCTACGCGCCAGACCAGTTCCTCGCCCACGTGCCGGATGCTCTGGGGCCTTGCCAGCTGGTCGCCGGGGGAGGCGTGGCCAGCGAAGTGATCGAACAGCACGCATCCATCGACAAGGCCACCCAGCTTGAGCCGGTGGGCCTGCTGATGCGCCACGGCAAGGTGGTCAACCTCTCGGACTTCGCGCCGCTGGATATCAACAACGAATCGCCGCAGGCTGCGCAGCTCGGCGAGATGCGCCCGCCGGTGATCGCGGTGCTGGGAACATCGATGAATTCGGGCAAGTCCACCACCCTGGGCTGCCTGGTCAACGGGCTGGTCAATGGCGGGCTGAAGGTGGCTGCCGGGAAGGCCACCGGCACCGGCGCGGGCAACGACCCGGACCTGTTCACCGATGCCGGCGCGTTCAGCGTCTGCGACTTCACCGACTTCGGCTACCCGACCACTTACCGCCTGGACTATGAGACGGTGCGTTCGCTGCTGGTGGCGATGATCCGCGAACAGAGCGCCACCGGCGCCGACGCGGTGGTCATCGAGATCGCCGACGGGCTGTTCCAAGGCGAAACCGCGCGGCTGCTGGCCGATCCGATCTTTGCCGAGCACGTCGACCGCGTGCTCTTCAGCGCCCAGGATGCGCTCGGCGCGCAGGCCGGCGAGCGGATCCTGCTGGAAGCCGGGCTGGACCTCGCGGCCGTCAGCGGCGTGGTGACTGCTTCGCCGCTGGCTGCGCAGGAGGCCCAAGGCCAGCTGTCCACCCCGGTGATCGGCACCTTCGATCTGTGCCAGGCAGAGGTGGCCGCCAGCCTGCTGCCAGCCAAGCTGTGA
- a CDS encoding ABC transporter ATP-binding protein, whose translation MPGRGGRQPAASQAVMPLARDERLPPLYAPGRRRLLAGLLGLGILAGLFSIAASWLIGQLAAGFTMAALCSVIGLVLGFFAAKYLERVLAEKLGQHYVAQLRRGLIAHALRSVRGPSAGITIARSTNDLSSIRNWIVQGMVPLVAGSALLLVSGIGLWLLHPLLASSLGLTLVIEAVFLLGLAGGTFASARSLRRHRGYLAARISDTVAARTAITSGGGVDREVARVQATAQKVVDASVHRARYAGALRASALAVPLLGTALAVGACTVAGLPHAAVATALTLMGICAGSLGEWGKAVEYRQNYKAGRRIIAPLLAQEQQWPDAQQAPASTRNAKELMGQGSTVRIHPPLDGPEAFPVLRAQPGERIQLLGTPAACSALLAAIATGSFARSGPGQAGVWIAEGRSEDLPPTERRKLVGAALESMVPERGTLGRALRYRHPGSAMDKALQLAQRCGLDLQSLPEAEQTRLRRGGEPLDRGQQAALLVARALLREPPVLVLDELLTRLPADGYAYVLGRLNGYRGVVVCSGQLPGLQATSAWRAAGLPAARQR comes from the coding sequence GTGCCAGGCAGAGGTGGCCGCCAGCCTGCTGCCAGCCAAGCTGTGATGCCCTTGGCCCGGGACGAACGGCTGCCCCCGCTGTATGCGCCGGGACGCAGGAGGCTGCTGGCGGGCCTGCTGGGCCTGGGTATTCTCGCCGGACTGTTCTCGATCGCGGCCAGCTGGTTGATCGGGCAGCTGGCTGCCGGGTTCACGATGGCGGCGCTATGCTCGGTGATCGGGCTGGTTCTCGGTTTTTTTGCCGCGAAGTACCTCGAGCGGGTGCTGGCCGAGAAGCTGGGGCAGCACTATGTGGCGCAGCTGCGCCGCGGGCTGATCGCCCATGCGCTGCGCAGCGTGCGCGGTCCATCGGCCGGGATCACCATCGCCCGCTCCACCAACGATCTGTCCTCCATTCGCAACTGGATCGTGCAGGGCATGGTGCCACTGGTGGCGGGCAGTGCGCTGCTGCTGGTCAGCGGCATCGGGCTGTGGCTGCTGCATCCCCTGCTGGCGTCGAGCCTGGGGCTGACCCTGGTGATCGAAGCGGTATTCCTGCTGGGGCTGGCGGGCGGGACTTTCGCCAGCGCCAGGAGCCTGCGGCGGCACCGCGGATACCTGGCCGCCCGGATCTCGGACACCGTGGCGGCGCGGACCGCGATCACCTCTGGGGGCGGGGTTGACCGCGAAGTGGCGCGGGTGCAGGCGACGGCGCAGAAGGTGGTGGATGCTTCGGTGCACCGTGCCCGCTATGCCGGTGCCCTGCGCGCTTCGGCCTTGGCGGTGCCATTGCTGGGGACCGCGCTGGCGGTCGGGGCGTGTACGGTGGCGGGATTGCCGCATGCCGCGGTCGCGACGGCGCTGACGCTGATGGGGATCTGCGCCGGCAGCTTGGGCGAATGGGGCAAGGCGGTGGAGTACCGGCAGAATTACAAGGCCGGTCGCCGGATCATCGCGCCGCTGCTGGCCCAGGAGCAACAGTGGCCAGATGCCCAGCAGGCGCCGGCCAGCACCAGGAATGCCAAGGAGCTGATGGGGCAGGGCTCGACTGTGCGGATCCATCCGCCGCTCGATGGCCCAGAGGCCTTCCCGGTGCTGCGGGCCCAGCCCGGGGAACGCATCCAGCTGCTCGGCACGCCCGCTGCCTGCTCGGCCTTGCTGGCGGCCATTGCCACCGGAAGCTTCGCCCGGAGCGGCCCAGGGCAGGCGGGGGTGTGGATCGCCGAAGGACGCAGCGAGGATTTGCCGCCCACCGAACGGCGCAAGCTGGTGGGCGCGGCGCTGGAATCCATGGTGCCCGAGCGCGGAACCCTGGGCCGTGCATTGCGCTACCGCCATCCCGGTTCCGCCATGGACAAGGCGCTGCAATTGGCACAGCGCTGCGGACTGGATCTTCAGTCGCTGCCCGAGGCGGAGCAGACCAGGCTGCGCCGCGGCGGCGAACCGCTGGACCGCGGCCAGCAGGCGGCCTTGCTGGTGGCCCGCGCCCTGCTGCGCGAACCGCCGGTACTGGTGCTCGACGAACTGCTCACCCGATTGCCGGCCGACGGATACGCCTATGTTCTCGGGCGGTTGAACGGCTATCGGGGCGTGGTGGTCTGCTCTGGGCAGCTGCCGGGGCTGCAGGCGACTAGCGCGTGGCGCGCGGCCGGGTTGCCAGCAGCCCGTCAACGGTGA
- a CDS encoding TetR/AcrR family transcriptional regulator, giving the protein MTHPASQRQRVRATDSKERLFEAAMTLLGHRAPEAVSVDQIAAAAGVSKGTVYYNYGSKDELISQILDFGANKLLDELARVAAGPHPYAALKHMVEFAMDFVASYPAFVQLWMQEQLHADLATTTTLHSRVTDLLLQVLERLVRLDEADKLPVATTIFGAALFTARMRATRREDLARDQVVNAVMLTVDGLLATRPRATR; this is encoded by the coding sequence ATGACCCACCCCGCCAGCCAGCGCCAGCGAGTGCGCGCCACCGATTCCAAGGAACGGCTTTTCGAGGCCGCCATGACGCTATTGGGCCACCGTGCGCCGGAAGCCGTATCGGTGGACCAGATCGCCGCGGCGGCCGGCGTGTCCAAGGGCACCGTCTACTACAACTACGGTTCCAAGGACGAGCTGATCAGCCAGATCCTCGACTTTGGCGCGAACAAGCTGCTGGACGAGCTCGCTCGCGTGGCCGCGGGGCCCCACCCCTATGCGGCGCTGAAGCATATGGTGGAATTCGCCATGGACTTCGTGGCCAGCTACCCGGCCTTTGTCCAGCTGTGGATGCAGGAGCAGCTGCACGCCGATCTCGCCACGACCACGACATTGCACAGCCGGGTGACGGATCTGCTCCTGCAGGTGCTCGAACGCCTGGTCCGCCTCGATGAGGCCGACAAGCTGCCGGTGGCCACCACAATTTTCGGCGCGGCCCTGTTCACCGCCCGGATGCGGGCCACCCGGCGCGAGGATCTGGCGCGCGATCAGGTCGTCAACGCCGTCATGCTCACCGTTGACGGGCTGCTGGCAACCCGGCCGCGCGCCACGCGCTAG
- a CDS encoding YhgE/Pip domain-containing protein: MTTLQLALSELKRMTRGTLPKLALIALTCVPLLYGALYLYANWDPQGNLDKVTAAVVNLDDGAEKDGKDTQVGDDVVKNLEEDGTFSWAHLGSRQEAEDAVASGEYAFALVLPDDFSAALVSPGDFKKADRANLELLTNDANNFMVSNFARTLAAEVRNSVSEEVGTETASAMIAGFVDIHDSMGDAADGAKKLYDGTLNLGDGVLTLAGGTTKLVDGSSDLSDGTVQLKDGTTQLSGGLDDLLAGQKKLSTGANALAEGTGALATGADKLNQGLQRMQSQTSSLPGSVGKLNDGAHSAKNAADQLATGSRQVADGNAQLASTADDAISVIKQLQSDTDAQLEKVKSDSQAQLDALVADGTLTPEQAKTIKATISQSVEGSSVPDALDAKVKQVNSGLSGLQTQLHTLADGSEKVADGNQQLASGLGTLADGTKKLDAAVPALVDGISTAADGSAKLAAGAHSADDGARKLADGEKSALAGTSQAADGAKTLDDGAGSLVDGSDQLHTGLVQLSDGVGDLSDGAQRLEDGSGDLSNGLKDGVKEVPNPDEKTSDQLADVIGSPVALDNVKQTAAQSYGAGLAPFFMTLATYMGVLVLTQVMRPITKRALLSNGSNWKISIGGWLPFAAIAVVQTTLLYAAVHFGLGLSTAHPWMAWLLLVLAALCFSALIQGFFALLGTAGKFLVLVLMVLQLITAGGTFPWQTLPEPLQFLHQILPMGNVVLGLRHLVYGADLGVMSTVIASLLAYTVLGLLLSMLAVRKNKTWTLKTLQPELKE; the protein is encoded by the coding sequence ATGACGACTTTGCAACTTGCGCTCTCCGAACTCAAGCGCATGACCCGAGGCACCCTGCCGAAGCTGGCGCTGATCGCTTTGACGTGCGTGCCATTGCTCTACGGCGCGCTCTACCTGTACGCCAACTGGGATCCGCAGGGCAACCTGGACAAGGTCACTGCCGCGGTGGTCAACCTCGATGACGGAGCGGAAAAGGACGGCAAGGACACCCAGGTCGGCGATGACGTGGTGAAGAACCTCGAAGAAGACGGGACCTTCAGCTGGGCCCATCTGGGCTCCCGCCAAGAAGCCGAAGACGCGGTAGCCAGCGGCGAGTACGCCTTCGCGCTGGTGCTTCCCGATGACTTCTCCGCGGCTCTGGTCTCCCCCGGCGACTTCAAGAAGGCCGACCGGGCCAATCTCGAGCTGCTGACAAACGACGCAAACAACTTCATGGTCTCCAACTTCGCCCGCACCTTGGCCGCGGAGGTGCGCAATTCGGTCTCCGAAGAAGTCGGGACCGAAACCGCCTCGGCCATGATCGCCGGATTTGTGGATATCCACGATTCCATGGGCGATGCCGCCGACGGCGCCAAGAAGCTCTATGACGGAACCCTGAACCTCGGCGATGGAGTGCTCACCCTCGCCGGCGGCACGACCAAATTGGTGGACGGCAGCAGCGATCTGAGCGATGGCACCGTCCAGCTCAAGGACGGCACCACGCAGCTTTCCGGCGGCCTGGATGACCTGCTGGCCGGGCAGAAGAAACTCAGCACCGGCGCCAATGCGCTGGCCGAGGGCACCGGAGCGCTGGCCACCGGCGCCGACAAGCTCAATCAGGGCCTGCAGAGAATGCAATCGCAGACCTCCTCGCTGCCTGGCTCGGTGGGCAAGCTCAACGATGGAGCGCACAGCGCCAAGAACGCCGCCGATCAGCTGGCCACCGGTTCGCGCCAGGTCGCCGACGGCAACGCGCAGCTGGCCAGCACGGCGGATGATGCGATCTCGGTGATCAAACAGCTGCAATCCGACACCGATGCGCAGCTGGAAAAGGTCAAGAGCGACTCCCAAGCCCAGCTGGACGCGCTGGTCGCCGACGGCACGCTGACCCCGGAACAGGCCAAGACCATCAAGGCCACCATCAGCCAAAGCGTCGAGGGCTCCTCGGTGCCCGACGCCCTGGATGCCAAGGTCAAGCAGGTGAACTCAGGCCTGTCGGGACTGCAGACCCAACTGCACACCCTGGCCGACGGTTCCGAAAAGGTCGCCGACGGCAATCAGCAGCTGGCCAGCGGCCTGGGCACGCTGGCCGATGGCACCAAGAAGCTGGATGCCGCAGTTCCCGCCCTGGTCGATGGCATTTCCACCGCCGCGGACGGCTCGGCCAAGCTTGCCGCCGGCGCGCACAGCGCAGATGACGGGGCCCGGAAGCTGGCCGATGGCGAGAAGTCGGCGCTGGCCGGCACCTCCCAGGCCGCCGACGGCGCCAAGACCCTCGATGACGGCGCCGGTTCCCTGGTGGATGGCAGCGATCAGCTGCACACCGGCCTGGTGCAGCTCTCCGACGGCGTGGGCGACCTCTCCGATGGAGCGCAGCGGCTCGAGGACGGCTCCGGCGACCTCTCCAACGGCCTGAAGGATGGCGTCAAGGAAGTCCCGAACCCTGATGAGAAGACCAGCGACCAGCTGGCGGACGTGATCGGCTCCCCGGTGGCCCTGGATAACGTCAAGCAGACCGCTGCCCAGTCCTACGGTGCCGGCCTGGCACCGTTCTTCATGACCCTGGCGACCTATATGGGTGTCCTGGTCCTCACCCAGGTGATGCGCCCGATCACCAAGCGCGCCCTGCTCTCCAACGGCAGCAATTGGAAGATCTCGATCGGCGGCTGGCTGCCCTTCGCGGCGATCGCCGTGGTGCAAACCACCCTGCTCTACGCGGCCGTGCACTTCGGCCTGGGCCTGAGCACGGCGCACCCGTGGATGGCCTGGCTGCTGCTGGTGCTCGCCGCGCTGTGCTTCAGCGCCCTGATCCAGGGGTTCTTCGCCCTGCTGGGCACCGCCGGCAAGTTCCTGGTGCTGGTGCTCATGGTCCTGCAGCTGATCACCGCCGGAGGCACCTTCCCTTGGCAGACCCTGCCCGAGCCATTGCAGTTCCTGCACCAGATCCTGCCGATGGGCAATGTCGTGCTCGGCCTGCGCCACCTGGTCTACGGTGCCGATCTGGGCGTCATGTCCACGGTCATCGCCTCCCTGCTGGCCTACACCGTCCTCGGTTTGCTGTTGAGCATGCTGGCGGTGCGCAAGAATAAGACATGGACCTTGAAGACCCTGCAACCGGAGCTGAAAGAATGA
- a CDS encoding ABC transporter ATP-binding protein: MLIADSVTVKGRHEQLVPPTSLSVQRGEVHLVVADPQISRTALALALSGRMQPTSGTVAWGHSEALKTLRRHSALLDSPQVNEPESHMKVRDVVGEDLALIPGPIWRKPRTKKWISEHGFDDVAADWVDAIDPARRLELQLLLAAENPHVQMLVLDSPDRHDLHDESWMDLLTEFASSPREFAVVAIVSGIPCDWDGPVSYLGPLPEQPEEETPEETGFDGFVQEELDLDLPEPTSQVPVIDQPASEEPAAETSEAKDN; this comes from the coding sequence GTGCTTATTGCAGATTCAGTCACCGTCAAAGGCCGCCACGAACAGCTAGTGCCGCCCACTTCCCTGAGTGTGCAGCGGGGCGAAGTGCACCTGGTAGTTGCCGACCCGCAGATTTCGCGTACCGCTCTGGCCCTCGCGCTGAGCGGCCGCATGCAGCCCACCTCCGGCACGGTAGCGTGGGGCCATTCCGAGGCACTGAAGACCTTGCGCCGGCATAGCGCGCTGCTCGATTCCCCCCAGGTGAACGAGCCGGAATCCCATATGAAGGTCCGCGACGTGGTTGGCGAGGACCTCGCTTTGATCCCCGGGCCTATTTGGCGCAAGCCGCGAACCAAAAAGTGGATCAGCGAACATGGCTTTGACGACGTGGCAGCGGATTGGGTCGATGCCATTGACCCAGCACGCCGCCTGGAATTGCAGTTGCTCCTGGCCGCCGAAAATCCGCACGTTCAGATGCTGGTTCTCGACTCCCCCGACCGCCACGATCTGCACGACGAGTCGTGGATGGACCTGCTCACCGAATTCGCCTCTTCCCCTCGCGAATTCGCAGTGGTCGCCATCGTGAGCGGCATTCCCTGCGATTGGGACGGTCCGGTCAGCTACCTCGGCCCGCTGCCTGAACAGCCCGAGGAAGAAACCCCCGAAGAGACCGGTTTCGACGGCTTCGTGCAAGAAGAACTGGACCTTGATCTGCCAGAGCCGACGAGCCAAGTGCCGGTCATCGACCAGCCGGCCAGCGAAGAACCTGCCGCTGAAACCAGCGAAGCGAAGGACAATTAA